The Cyclopterus lumpus isolate fCycLum1 chromosome 3, fCycLum1.pri, whole genome shotgun sequence genome includes the window ATCCTCTCAACCTCTGTATCCAGATGAGCAACCTTTCTGgtttaaatgtgattttgcttttattgattTCACTTGCAGTTCAGATTATTTGTATATGTGGAGGAATTGAATCAATTGAGGAAAACTAGAGCTTCTGATTTTATATTTGCTTTGTTGCTTCTGTTAACGGACATTTACCAGAGTGAACAATCACTATTCGTCAGCCATCCACCGCTGttctgtcctttcctttcctaatGATCTGGGTTTTCTCAATGAACTTTGTTTCCCTTGTTACACCCTCTTGGTTTGTGTAATTGCAGTAAAGTGTGCCTACTCTGAGAAGTTTGACTGAGGTTGGTGTCCTAGTGTCAGAGCCCTGCATGAGCTGGCAGTTAATCCGAGCACTGTTATCAGTCTGGACTACAATGAATGATAATCATCGGAACTAAGTGACGATTGATATATACCAACACATGAAAATCAAAtgttacaaaaacacattttcatattaTACTTCAGTATTTATCTCCAATTTCTAGAGaccataattattatttactttgtataatattttaatattcccAAACTCTAATTTGGCTTAATTTGAGTTTTCAGTCTCCAACTTGGGTCAACTTCACTGACCGATAGATGAGAGGGCAGAAGATGCCAGTTGAGTTACTCGCAGACTATAACATGATGTATATCTATAGTTTTTAGGAGGGAACAACTTGGTGGAGCAAAGACAGACgtatcttttttttggtttacttTTTTCAAAAGTGTTGTATGGAGCACAGCTTCAGCTCAGCTTGTGTTCTTTGCAAGATGGGAGGATGTTGTGTTATTGATCAGATATATTCTATGCAGAGTATCACAGAGCTCAACAGCTAAGAACTTAGCCTCTTTACAATGAAAATGCCTTCAATGTTTTCCCCTAAATGGGCACATAGAAtattctgttgtgttttcataaCAAACTAGTTACTCATGTCATGTGCTGCAGCAACGTTTgtgaacaaacacaaatacaatccTCTGTTGCTTCTTTTACtgattttgtttgtctttctggTGCTACTGGCAGTGCTTTTTCTTAGGTCGGAGCTTAAACTGTATTTGTTATTATCTTTGACACATTTcaatggtctgtgtgtgtgtgtgtgtgtgtgtgtgtgcgtgtgtgcgtgcgtgcgtgtgagagaCTGAGCTTCTTTGCTGAATCATCCTCATCCATTTTATTGACATGGTGAGATATGGACAATACTGGGTGTTAGGGTATAATACTCTgggatttattttctgttttacatGTGTTGCTGTGATGTTGAGAAAATGTGCACTGAAGTGTAAGTGGTGTAAACGAATAATCCAAAATGGTATAGATTCAGTACTACTGTCTGATTTTAATGTCTCCTGTGTCTTATACAGTGTCTTTGCTGgtcttttagtttttctttacatttgttgGTCTGTTTCCCATTCTGCTTACTTTGAACATTGTACTTAATTTGCAAAGTTATTgtgcaaaaatgtaatttcttttgAATTACTGGAAATGCATTAATAAACAAGAGTTgatcaaatgtttgttttctctgttttgCATAACATCCAAAGGTATTATTATGATTGTTTAACAGGTTGGAGTACTTTGGTTGTGTTTAAGTCTCATTACACCATAAATGTTAGACACTCTTGACATCACAGGATGCTCTGACATGAGCTTGTGTTTacttcagtgttgtgtttaaaCCTATGATTGTATTGATCAAGACTAATGTATGTTTCTAAATAAGGAGATTGATCATTTTACATACACGcaaagaaacaaatacatatacatttttggGAATTAAGATCATCCAAAGGTCATTGAACGTCCGactgtgttcactgtctggTTAATATTTGAATTGGCAAACTTTCAACTCTTGTACAGACATGTGTATGAAGGCAAAACTGTAAATATGGGCTTGTTCCTAAAAATACAGTgcaattattcataatttcacacATCTTTCAGACGATCATTTGTAAATCACTCCCTAAATCTGCACAGCCTCACATTGAGGAGTTTGATTAAGAGAGCCTAGTTGTGCTTTCTCCTGTGCTGCTTTGGTGTGTCATCTTTACAGCGCACAAACACTTCATCTTGCGACACTTCAACACGTTGTCCATCATTTGTCAAGGCACAGAAAGATGtcctacaaaacaaacaatgtagtTGACATGGTAAACAGAGTGTGTGGACAGGGAAAGGGAgcagataatgtgtgtgtgtgtgtgtgtgtgaaacgaGCCACTAGGTGGCATTAAAAGTCTATGATGGTGTAAATGTAGATGTCTTTTCTGCTGTCAATGGGACTCTGCAACATGTGATAGTATCTGCAAAACCATATTCTTTATCGAATGGGTTTAGGTGTTTTGTATGTAATTAGTATGATTAATAACTCGCACTGTTTACTTAAATAGTACATGATTTGTGATcgctactttaaatatatacatttgataGTAATACTCAAGTAGTAATAATCATCTAATACTCATGAATACAGTGCATTTACTCATCTACTGTTCTTAAGTACAGTTTTtatgtactttttaaatgttatggtCTATAATGCTACATCTCAAAGTAGTATTATAGTCCTTTTTCCTCAACTACATTAATATGACAGCTAGATGTACAATTTTCCGTACAAAAAgtattataaaataaagtaaaaaagatCTAAAACAGCATCCTCTTTAAATACTTACGAACTGTAAAAGCATGTCTGAAAGGCTGTTTGTAATGTTGCTTATATTTGGTATTTTTAGTATTTATAAGTCACACAGATTGTATAAAAAGAAACTAGAAACAACCTCAGATACCGCCCTGAATAGGGACGAATAGACAACAAAGTTGtctttgctgtgtgtgcattttcaACTAAGAAGCTGATAAATTTAACAACCAATAGTATATCAATTTGGTTAAATTAGCTCCACTTTTGCCAGCTATGGTGTTAAAATCCTGCTTACAtcttaatgtaataaaatactGGGAAAATCTAAAAGGGGCCATTCAGtggtactttttactttttttagcTTGTATACTTTTGTGTTGATAATACTTCTAAACTTGTAACATTTGTAATGTAGTAAATGCTGTAATGTACTTTAAGTTTGCTACTTTAAAACCACGGCTGCCTTGTAAGGTAGAGCTGTACCTCTCCTGCGTCTCGCCTGCTTTGACGCTGATCTTGCCCAGAGTCAGCAGTGGCTTCCTCTCCCGGCCGCCCCAGGGAATAAAGTTCTGCAACCGGTTCCACATGTTCTTCCACAGAACCGATCCTTCCCAGTGCAATTTAAGCAACATCAGATCCCCTAAGTCTCTGTCCAGGGTGATCAGGAAGGTGTGAGTCTTATTCCCTGAAATCGTTTCAGTGCTGTtagagtttaaaaaagaaaacacaaagtgacGGGCACCAATTAAAGCCAGCACAGGATATTCCTCTTCTTAGGTTTGCCTAAGGCTCTTTGatacacagaaaataaaggATAACACAGTTAGAGAATAGTGTCTTGAGTAAATTATTCACTCCATCATCCCCATTTATAGTTCAGCTCCAGTTGTTTCCATGTGTGTCAGCTGCTCCCCTTAACTTGCCCTCTTTCTTTCTAAGGTTGAGAGCACAGCTTCATATTGCATGTGTCAAAGACAGAGTACACCAAGCGTATGTGATGTACTGTAAGCCTGATGGGAGGCGGTACAGTACTCACACAATGATGGGGATGTCCCCACTCTCCTCCTTTGTTCCAGTGAGAGAGATGGTAAGAGAGGGCTCGATCCCCTCCATCTGGTTGACAAACTGGATCCTAAACTGGTAATGATAgactaagaagaagaagaagaaataataataataatgactagAGATCCATAAATGTATCTTAAGCTCGTTTGGTTGAAATGAGATGACACCCACATACGTTTGTAAGGCATGTGCGAGCGTGTGTTCAGGAAGAGCCTCTTGCCGGAGCCACTACGGACCTTCTGGATATCGTAGCCCAGTGTGTTGCAGCGATGCTTCCGACAGTCCAGACAGACGCCTTTGTCAAAGGCCCTTTTGTCCCTGCACCTGTAAGCCATGCTCTGCTTGTCTTTATTCAGCACCGAGTCGATGAATAGATGGACGGACCGCTCATGAGCACATTTCACTGTCTGCTCGAAACCTACGGGAGGAAATAAATATATGGTGGACATTTAAAACGTGAGACATTGATTGAACAACTTTGATCTGAATTTTCACCCAAAATATTATCCTGTAGATTGAGAGGCTGTGAGGTACCTTAATCATAGTGCCTGACCATTACTAGTGAAGTGGCTTCATTATCCCCAAAGTCTGACATCTCTGATACCGTCCTTCTGTCACGTCTCCTAAAGCGTCTCATTATGTGTGATACTGATCTGCTCTGCAGGCCTTTTCTCTGAGTAGACTATTGTAGCCTGGAGGCAGCTCAGCTCAGAGGGATGGACAGAGCGGAGGAAGGCACATGTTGCTAATTAACTTGCGAGCATGACAGATGCTTTAATGTGGCTTTCGCTTTCGTATAATACGGATGTGTTTTTGATTGAGAAGCACCATAAATCCCACAGCCACTTGTGTTTGACTGGAGGGAATTAAACTCATCTGCTTGAGCACAGATTGAGAAACTGTCAACAAGCAAAGACGAATTGGTGCCCAAGATATTCCTTCGCAACCACTGTTTTGAGGTGTCAAGACcaattaagaaaacatttgtttattatcgagcagaggaagaggcaaaGCAGTAAGCGGTTCAATTGGAGTTTTGCATTTTCTATCACAAATGCAGGCTTGTAAATGGCACACAGGAGTAACTCAAAAACAATGGCccagaaaaaaaagtctccttGAGAAGTGACTGTAAtggtcttcaatctggatttatttattttttaattttaaaatatttagtttgagtcttatcacaattatttttttaagacgGCATGCTGAAATCACCGAAATTCTCTTTCTGTAGATTACTTTGCAGAACTGTAACACAATAATGATTAGTTAATTGCGTCATGGTTCCCAAATGTTGAATTCTGATGTTTCTTGCACAAGTGGAACTCTCTAACGCCTCCATCAGGCTAAAATTCCTATTTCTACACCAACATATCAAAATCCACAGTCATCTTTGTACTAAAGATATAGCAAAACTAATGACTTTCCAATAGATACTCTGACTTGTATCATAGCATCACCACGTGGCCTAATCTTTCAATTTGTACACAAGAAAtctaaacatttaattaattaataataatgaacatttCTGAGCACATTCATGGTATAGATGATAAACTTTTCTCCAGCCTCACATGCCATTTTTAGCCTCACTACTGCAATAAAACGAGCACAAGGTTCTTTCTGTCAAACGCTAGGGTGTATTAAACATTACAGCCTCTAGGGGCCACTTGCAGAGCTTTAGATTGTGTGGTCCCCAGTGGACCATCTTATATAATTTCTAAAGTGTTGAAGTGTGTTCTTTATCGTACCGAGGAGCCCGTACTGGGATATGTGGTCGTAAATACTATGCAGATCACATCCAGGTTGGAAGTCCCCTCCGTTGGGGTAAAAGTCATAATGTGCCACAGCCTGCTTGATGCCCAGACTGAGGCCCAAATGTTTCTGGGTGAAGGTGTGGATAGCATCCACAAATTCAGCATCGTCAGGAGACAGTCTGTCTGTAGGAGACATGCCTTCAAAAAGTGGTCCCGCTGGATCGAGACCTGAGCAGATACAAGAGGCAATCAAGAAacattacataataatatacattatatttgttttggcTAGTGGATTTAGAAAGCCCAATTATTACCCTAACATTGTACAAAAAACTCACCTGTAATTCTTCCAATCTTCTCTGAACCTTCCAGATAGCTTCCAGCAAATCCACAGATGTGAGCCCCAAGGCTGTAGCCAATCAAATGAACCTTTCTAACTGGGTACTGGTAGTGTACCTGGGGGGCATACAATGTTAACAATGTATCAGACTTCACTTATTTATGTTAAATGGTGAAAAGGTGGCATTCTAAGTTTAAACCTCAACTCTGAAAATAAAGTGGCTTCAGCAGAGTAATGTCCCCTGACCTGAAGTgcctgcagcaggtgagctATGTCTTTTCCAATAGTGCGAGTGCTCTGTGCAGCTGTGGGGTAGTGCGTGTTAGCCAGGGACAACCAGTCGGTAATCACCACGTTGACGTCTATTAGATTTGTCTTCAGGGTTGTGGCTAACCTGAGCACCCAGCTCTCCATCATACCATCCAACTTtggaaaaacaagacacagtATAACtcttaattatatatatatatatatatatatatatatatatatatatatatatatatatatatatagatgtccACTTCAACCAACTGCATCAGTAATGTTAAAGAAAGTTACAATATTGATGTGTCTCTGTCGTCATTTCAGAGAGTTTCTGTACGTTACCTAAATGTTTGGTGATTTCAGCACATCTCAGGGGTTTGATTGTAACATTTACATCTGAAACAACGGCAGCAACAAGTCCTCCGTGCAGGCCCGAGTTCCATGTTTTGTATACAGTGGTTTAAGTCAGTGAAGTGGAAGAAAAGTTGACCTTACCGACCACCCgtgagtgatgatgatgatgggatTACTGCTGTTGAAGCCACAGGAGGTGAGCGTGTGCAGCTGCAGAGGATCCAGTGTGCAGTTGTCCTCACCTTCTAAAAACATCCTGAAGACTGAACTGCTGACGTACGGCTGGTTCAGCCTCAGGACTACCCTCTGCTCTCCGTCCACTGCACCTCGGAAATCAAACAGCAGAAGAGTCATCTGTTTGTTCTTGGTAACTCAGCCTATCAGAACATGCTGAGGTACTGGATGTGTTTACTTTGAGATGAATGATTGAAAATTCACTTTGTCGGTCCCCTCGAGAGCAGAAGAAATGAATGCCTTGATACAATAATAAGTAAACAGGAAGACACTTCCTGTTGAGGCCCATTTGGGCTGCGGGCTGACCCTTTCAGAAGCACTTTGCTTTGTTTCCAGATCCTGCAGACCTCTTTGGCAGATGCTCACAGATAAAAGTTCACAAGAAGTCCCATTAATAAGTGAAGCCAGACTCATCTCGTAATTTCTTAAATAAACTCCTCCTCCCTTAACATGTTTAAAAACACTGCCCACACACTTTAAAGATCATTTTCCAATTGCATTTCCTTTATGGTTCATCATTGATTCTTGTCCAgcatatttattattcaaacaTTTCAATGTTTATAATGCCAGAAACCCAGGCGCCTGAATGCTTGATGATACAGTTGCCCTCTGATGAGCTCTGGTTGCTGATacaatgaaaacatttccacaGTGAAAGTAATAAAAAGTAGTTATCCATCCATAATCTACCCTTCTGCTCATTAAGTTCCATGGTGTATCTATTCACTGTTATGACTGTTCATCCAATTAAAAACAGTGGGGCTCATTAGTAAGAGAACACCAGAGTGTACTTTATAAATCTCAGAAACCGTAATTAGTTTAATACGGTTTCTGCAATAATGTTTCAAGAAAAGTAAATAACTGCAGCAATGTTTGCATGCACTGTGCTCTGACTGATAGTTTCTATGTGGCCCAGAGACAGATTTTCTATTGATTGAGGGATTTATTtgcaattattattaacaaactCAACATTGAACACAGTTGAAGTAATAAAAATAGCCCATATTTAAGAAACTTTGAATAAAACAACGAATGCCCAGCAATATTTCCCAACTATTTGGTTATTGTATCTCTTGTATAATTTCAGCAATAGCCACCGTAATGGTGGTGCAACAAATTATTCACCATTCTACTCTAAACATTATTGGTGTCAATATTCAAAGCATATtcaatacaaaacaacaacatgtgtcgTAAAATGTCCTTTCCTTTTCGATTTGagttgtttaaaatgttaaaaaaatgcaattagaAGTTCTGGCTGACCCTCAATAAGAATTattaacaaaacacaaacaatgttttttataatCTAACAAGAAcaatatatgaataaaagagGAGATGACATCTCAGCTCGACACACAGCTCTATGTTGTTCAGTACATTTGATACATTGTTGGATATCTAATATATTTGTAATCAATGATCTTGgagaaaatacaatacaatacacctTGGATATTTGCATTTGAGGTATTGGTTAGGTTGTGAAACATTGATTTCTTATTTTAACACTTTATTCAGCATCACATGGTTTTCAGAAAAGGAATATGCATTATTCTTATGGTAGATTTATTGTCACTGTTTACTGTAAATTTCTATAAACTTCTGGGGAAATTTGTGAggaagaatatattttttttaaactgcagttTGGTGGCTAGTGTTCTGAAACTGTCCCCATGAGCTAATTACATgatttgttatataataaccATATATTAACTGACAATATAATGTCTGAATGGGAgtggtacattttttttttttgtgtccataAAGGAACTTGAGCCAAAGCAACACATACCTTTTATGACATATTGTTGGatcatttaaacacattttactcaCCTGCTTTGTTTCCTTTGATTTTCTTCCCCTCATTGAGATGATACGTTAACAGCAAACAGAACAGGATTTTGACCACAGACATGGTGTCGCACAGACACTTTGGTAATTCCTTCAAAACAACACACTACAGGTGATGCTTAAAAACGCAGGTTATGTAAGAtccttttgtttgcttttttaaagAAGCGTAATTACTGTCAGTTGGAAACACATTGTGCTCTACTGTACAGCAAGAAAGGGCACATCAGGAGTAATGGTGATGGATAAGGGGACATTTGGTCCTATCCTGATTGGCTGAGGGCTTGGCCGTGTGATCGAACACATTGTGAAAGAGCGAAGGGAtgaagggggtgggggtctGCTGCGATATGCACTGATAGTGACTGAGAGGTAAGAACCTCAGACCCTTTATTCAGACCCTCCTCATGTCCCACCTTTAAGTGAGAGAAATGTCTTTTTCAGAACCACCAGTTCCACGCCAAAGTTTAGTCTTCAGACCACACATTTGTGATGAGATGTGGGAATGTTCCTGTGTTTGAACAGGGGAGAAGTAGCACTTCATGTCCCCGGTGTACTCAGGCTAACAAGAGATTGTGTTCAGAAGTTATCTTTAAGTTTATGTTTAATGAGCCAACAAAATCAATGATTATCTAGATGAGATTTCAGCATGCTGTTTCAGGAGATTATTGATCAAATCAAGCCAATTCTCATTTCTCTTTGTAGCGTTAGTAACGTCTGTGGTGTTTTCAGACAAGAGTGAAATGTTACAAATgcaactccaaatgaatgccaTATGGCCCAGAGTATGCTGTATGTTTAAGTTTCCTGCATCTTTCCATATCACACCTCCTATTTTGGTGTCTGTATATCTGTTATATCAGTTTTGATATTATTCTGCCTTCGTAGCAACTTCACATTTTAACTGCTTAAAGAACTAATTTACTTTCCACTATTGCACTATTTTGAAATAAACCAGAAATAGCTATTTGAGTTCCATGTTCCATGAACAGTATTCtcaaattaattcattattagatcgataatttataatttatgctttttaaatcaacaataGTTTCTGAGACTTTTTGGACTGCAATTGGTGTTAT containing:
- the lipca gene encoding hepatic triacylglycerol lipase — its product is MSVVKILFCLLLTYHLNEGKKIKGNKAVDGEQRVVLRLNQPYVSSSVFRMFLEGEDNCTLDPLQLHTLTSCGFNSSNPIIIITHGWSLDGMMESWVLRLATTLKTNLIDVNVVITDWLSLANTHYPTAAQSTRTIGKDIAHLLQALQVHYQYPVRKVHLIGYSLGAHICGFAGSYLEGSEKIGRITGLDPAGPLFEGMSPTDRLSPDDAEFVDAIHTFTQKHLGLSLGIKQAVAHYDFYPNGGDFQPGCDLHSIYDHISQYGLLGFEQTVKCAHERSVHLFIDSVLNKDKQSMAYRCRDKRAFDKGVCLDCRKHRCNTLGYDIQKVRSGSGKRLFLNTRSHMPYKLYHYQFRIQFVNQMEGIEPSLTISLTGTKEESGDIPIIVTETISGNKTHTFLITLDRDLGDLMLLKLHWEGSVLWKNMWNRLQNFIPWGGRERKPLLTLGKISVKAGETQERTSFCALTNDGQRVEVSQDEVFVRCKDDTPKQHRRKHN